The following nucleotide sequence is from Saccharothrix texasensis.
AGGGTTTCCGGCCGAAGTGGGACCTGCCGGCGGCGATGCCCCTGATGCCGTTCTCCACCACTCCGGAGGAAGCGGCCGCCTTCGTGCCCCGACTGCTGGCCCAGGGGTCGGACTACATCAAGTTCATGATCGACGACGGCAGCGTGGAGGGACACCCCGGGCTGCCCTCGCTCGACCAGGCCACGGTGAACGCCGGTGTGGCCGAGGCCAAGAAGCACGGCGCCCTCACGGTGGCCCACGCGCTGACCGCGGAGGCCACCAGGATGGCCGCCGAAGCAGGTGTCGACGGCCTCACCCACGTGTTCGTGGACCAGCCGCACACCGCCGAGATCATCAGCGTCATCAAGGACGCGGGCATGTTCGTGATCCCCTGCATCTGCCTCAACGCCTCGCTGATGGGGCACACCGGCAGCGAGCTGGCCGACGACCCCCGGGTCGCCGCGCGCCTCGACGAGAAGTGGGACCGGACCCTGCGCTCCAGCTACAACCGCTACCCGCAGGGCAAGCTCGATGACGTGCACGACACCGTGCGCGCTCTGGACGCCGCCGGCGTCGACGTGCTGGCCGGCACCGACGCCTCCATGGCCGAGACGTTCTTCGGTGGCCTGGCGCACGGAGCGAGCCTGCACCACGAACTGCGGCACCTCGTGGCGGCCGGCCTCACCCCCGCACGGGCCTTGCGCGCGGCCACCGCGACCACCGCCCGCCGCTTCCGCCTCAGCGACCGGGGCCGCATCGCCGAAGGGCTCCGCGCCGACCTCCTGCTGGTCGACGGCGATCCGCTCGTCGACATCGACGCCACCCTCGACACCAGGGCCGTCTGGCGTCGCGGCACCCGTCTGGCGGCCTGACCAGCGGTACTCCCGCCCGGGGAGGGACCGAACCCACGCCACCCCGGCCCGGTCCTGTCACCGGTTGGTGTGGTCCCGACCGTGGTTGCCGGGAGGCCGGCGGGGCACCCGAGGGGGACTGCGGCGGGAGGGGTACCGGATGTGTCGTCTGTTCGGGTTGTCGGCTTCGCCGCGGCGGGTGCGCGCGACGTTCTGGCTGCTGGAGGCGCCGGACAGCCTGGCGGAGCAGAGCAGGCGCGAACCGGACGGGACGGGGCTGGGCGTGTTCGCCGAGGACGGCACGCCGCAGGTCGACAAGCAGCCGTTGGCCGCCTACCAGGACCGGCAGTTCGTGCAGGAGGCGAAGGAGCGGGAGTCGGCCACGTTCGTCGCGCACATCCGCTACGCCTCCACCGGCGGCCTGGACCCGCGCAACACTCACCCGTTCGAGCAGCGGGGGCGGTTGTTCGCGCACAACGGGGTGATCGGCGACCTCCCGATGCTGGAGGCGGAACTGGGCGACTACCGCGACCTGGTGGCCGGTGACACCGATTCGGAGCGGTTCTTCGCGCTGGTCACCAAGCACACCGACGCGCACGGCGGGGACGTGGGCGCCGGGATCGCCGCTGCGGCGCGGTGGGTGGCCGACACCCTGCCGGTGTACGCGATCAACCTGGTCCTGGCGACGGCGACCGACCTGTGGGCGTTGCGCTACCCCGACACGCACGACCTGTTCGTGCTCCAGCGCGCCGCGGGTGGGCCCCACGGGGACCGGCACCTGGAGCACGCGAGCACCGCGGGACGCATCCGGGCCCGGTCCGGCGCGCTGTCCGACCACCCGTCCGTGGTGGTGGCCAGCGAGCGGATGGACGAGGACCCCGACTGGCGGGAGCTGCGCCCCGGCGAGCTGCTGCACGTCGACGGCCGGTTGGACGTGACCAGGCGCGTCGTGCTCGACCACCCGCCCCGCCACCTGCTCACGCTCGACCAGCTCGGCGCGCACGCCGCCGCCTCCCAAGCAGGCGCCTGACCCAGCGAGGTTCCGCCATGTCCCTGGCCCACCCGTCGGACCGGCCGCACCGCGACGTCGCGGTCAACCCGGTGTTCACCCGCGAACCGGTGTCGATCCCGCGCGACCGGATGCCCGACGGGCAGCTCGACGGTGAGACGGCCTACCAGGTGGTGCACGACGAGCTGATGCTCGACGGCAACGCGCGGCTGAACCTGGCCACGTTCGTCACCACGTGGATGGAACCGAAGGCGCAGGTGCTGATGGCGGAGTGCGCCGACAAGAACATGATCGACAAGGACGAGTACCCGCGCACCGCCGAACTGGAGCAGCGGTGCGTGCGGATGCTCGCCGACCTGTGGCACGCCGCCGACCCCGATCACGCCACCGGCTGCTCCACCACCGGCTCCAGCGAGGCGTGCATGCTCGCCGGGCTCGCGCTCAAGCGCCGCTGGCAGCACCGGCGCCGAGCCCGGGGCGAGCCCGCGGATCGGCCCAACCTGGTGATGGGCGTCAACGTGCAGGTGTGCTGGGAGAAGTTCGCCAACTACTGGGACGTCGAAGCCCGGCTCGTGCCGATGGCCGGCGACCGCTTCCACCTCACCGCCGAGGAAGCCGTCGAGCACTGCGACGAGAACACCATCGGCGTCGTCGCGGTGCTGGGCTCCACCTTCGACGGCAGCTACGAGCCGGTCGCCGACATCTGCGCCGCCCTCGACGGGCTGCAGCGCGAACGCGGCTGGGACGTCCCGGTGCACGTCGACGGCGCGTCCGGCGCCATGATCGCCCCGTTCTGCGACCCCGACCTGGAGTGGGACTTCCGACTGCCCCGGGTGGCTTCGATCAACACCTCCGGCCACAAGTACGGCCTGGTCTACCCGGGCGTGGGCTGGGTGGTGTGGCGTGACGCCGACGCGCTGCCCGACGACCTGGTGTTCAAGGTCAACTACCTGGGCGGTGAGATGCCGACCTTCGCGCTGAACTTCTCCCGTCCCGGCGCGCAGGTCGTCGCCCAGTACTACAACTTCCTGCGGCTCGGCCGGGACGGCTACCGCCGCGTCCAGGGCTACTGCCGCGACGTGGCCCGCGACCTGGCCGAGCGGATCGCCGCGCTCGGGCCCTTCCGGCTGATCACCGACGGCACGCAACTGCCGGTGTTCGCCTTCACCCTCGCCGACGGCGAGCAGGGGTACTCGGTGTTCGACGTCTCCGCCGCGCTGCGCGAACAGGGCTGGCTGGTGCCCGCCTACACCTTCCCCGCGCACCGCGAAGACCTCGCCGTGCTGCGGATCGTCGTGCGCAACGGCTTCAGCCACGACCTCGCCGACCTCCTGGTCGACGCCCTGCGCCAGGCGCTGCCGCGGCTGCGCGCCCAGGACCGGCCGCAACGCGGCGAGGAGTCCGCCTCCTTCTCCCACGGCGCGGACACCGCCCGCACCCACCACCGCGACGCCCGCCGCCGTGCCTCATCACCCGACCACCCCCGTCGCTGACCCCGCCTCGCGGGCCCAGCGCACCCTCGACCGGGTGGGCCCCGGCGCGTTCGTTCCCGGGCCCGCGAACGCCTCGTCGACCGACGAGCGCAGGTCTTGGGCGCCGTCGTCCTCGACCCAGGCGGTCATCGCGGCGGTGAGCGCCGCGGTGGCGGCGATCTGCTCGACGGCGGCCCGGTCGTGGCCCTGGTCGAGGAACAGCCGCAGCGCGTGCTCGGCACCCGGTCCTCAGCTGCGACGCCGGCAACCGTCCATCAGCCGGTCGTCCACGCCGGTGACCGCGGCACCGACGCCGTGGGCTGCCCGACCCGCAGCTCACCCGAGCGGCGACCCCCCCGACGTGGACGACCGCCGTCCGCGTAACGGATCTGCCCGGCGTGTCGATACGGCTGACAACGCGGTCATCGATCCGGTGGCCGTGCGGTGTGCCGGGAAGCCTGGTCGGCGATGTCGGACAACCTCGTCACCGGAGCCACCAATGAGACGCACGTCCCTCGTCCACGTCGTCCTGGCGGTGCACGCCACCTGCGCCGCGGCGGACCTGGTCCTCGCCGTCGTGTGGTCCAGCTGGGCGCTCGTCTTCGTCGGCGTCGGCTGGGCCTTCGTCGCTTCCGCGCTGCACGCGCACCACCGCCGAGCGGACGACGTGGCGCAACCGGCGCGGTCGTGGCACGACGAGCCGACCGTTCCGCGGGGCTGACGACGGCGCCCGGACCGGAGCGGTGAGCTCCGGCCACGGCCACGTCCTCGAGCACCCGCCGCCCGCACTCGGCCGCCGTGCGCAGCGCGCCGACGGCCGGCAGGTCGTTGAAGCAGAACACCGCGTCGGGCGGGCCGGGCGGCGACAGCAGGCGGGCCGTGGCCGTCGCGCCGTCACCCCGGTGGTAGTTCAAGGCGGTCGCGACCAGGTCGTCCCGCACCGGCAACCCGGCCGCGACCTCCGCCGCCCGCACGGTGTCGATCCCGACGCGGTCGATGGCAGCTGCACGGTGTGCTCACCGAGCATCACCACGGGTATGCCGGGCGCGAGCGCGGTGAAGTCGCCTTCCAGCAGCGCCTCGGGGTGAGCAGGGCTTCCTCGACCCGCCCCGGTGCCCCGAACCCGTCGACCCTGCGGGAAGCCAACCGGCCGATCCAGTCTTTACAACGTTGTATCAACGATGTAAAGGTGGCCGGTGACGTGAGTCACGAACACCCGGATGCTTGGAGCACACCCACGTCGCAGTTCGTCCGCGGCTGTCCAGAGCACCGGATCGGAGGTGAGGAGGAGACCCCGCGACCCAGGCCCGTTCCCGCTCTAGCGCCGCCGACCCCTGCCCGTGCGCACCAGACCGGAGCTGCAAACGATGACCGCTTCCCTGCCCAGGCTCGCCGCCACCGCGCTCGCCACCCTGCTCACCGCCGGACTCGCCGCCCCGCCGCCACTCGCGGCGGCGGCCGCCGCGGCGCCCGACCTGCCGACCGCCGTGGCCGGCAACCCGTTCACCGACGGCTGGTACGCCGACCCGGACGTCGCGATCCACGGCGACCGGTACTGGGTGTACCCGACCACCTCGAAGTCCTACGCCGAGCAGACCTACCTCGACGCGTTCTCCTCGACCGACCTCGTGCACTGGACCAAGCACCCCAACGTGCTCACCGCGGCGAACGTGTCGTGGGCGAAGCAGGCGATGTGGGCGCCGGCCCCGATCACCCGCAACGGCAAGCACTACCTGTACTTCGCCGCCAACGACATCCAGAACGACTCGCAGCCCGGCGGCATCGGCGTGGCCGTCGCCGACCGGCCCGAGGGCCCCTACCGCGACGCCATCGGCCGCCCGCTCATCTCGCGGTTCCACAACGGCGCGCAGCCGATCGACCAGGACGTCTTCATCGACGACGACGGTCAGGCGTACATGTACTACGGCGGCCACAGCCACGCCAACGTGGTCAGGCTGAACGCCGACATGACGAGCATCGGCACGTTCCCGGACGGCAGCACCTACAAGGAGATCACCCCGTCCGGCTACGTCGAGGGCCCGCAGATGTTCAAGCGCGCCGGCAAGTACTACCTGATGTGGTCCGAGGGCGGCTGGACCGGTCCGGACTACTCGGTGTCCTACGCGATCTCCGACTCGCCGACCGGGCCGTTCACCAAGCTGGACAAGGTGCTGGCGCAGGACCCGGCGGTGGCGCGCGGCTCGGGGCACAACTCCGTGATCAACGTGCCCGGCACCGACATCTGGTACATCGTCTACCACCGCCGTCCGCTGAGCGAGACCGACGGCAACCACCGCCAGCTCGCCTACGACCGCATGCACTTCAACGCCGACGGCACGATCCGCCGCGTCGCCATGCGCGTCCGCGACGACTTCTCCGACGACAACGCGCTGGGCTGGCGGACCTACGGCGGCGCCTGGACGGCCACCGGCGGGCAGTACCGCGCGGGTTCCTCGGCCGGCGGCAAGGCGTTGCTGGACACCAACTTCGGCGACTTCACCCAGGACACCGACGTCACGATCACCGCGGGCGGCGGTGACGCCGGCCTGGTCTTCCGCGCCACCAGGCCGGCCGTCGGCGCCGACAGCTACGCCGGCTACTACGCGGGCATCAGCACCGCCGGCCGGGTGGTGCTGGGCCGGGCGGACAACTCGTGGGCGCAACTGGGCTCCGCGCCGCTGACCGTCGACCCCGGCTCCACGCACCGGATGCGGGTCACCGCCGTGGGCACGTCGATCAAGGTGTTCGTGGACGACCTGGCCACACCGAAGATCAGCGTCACCGACGCCGCCCACAGCAGCGGCGCCAACGGCGTGCGGGTGTTCAACGCCGCCGCGACGTTCGACGACGTGGCCGTCGACCCGGCCACCGCCGGCGGCGTCAACCTGGCGCAGGGGCGGCCGGCCACCGGCTCGGCGTCCTGCTCGTCGACCGAAGGCCCCGAGAAGGCGGTCAACGGGACCGTGAACGGCGGCAACTCGGACAAGTTCTGCTCGTCCGCCGCCGGCCCGTGGCTGCGCGTCGACCTCGGCGCGACGAGGTCCGTGAGCCGGTTCGAGGTCGCCCACGCCCAGGCGGGCGGCGAGCAGGCCGCGTTCAACACCAGGGCGTTCAGCCTGTCGGTGTCCGACGACGGCGTGACCTGGCGG
It contains:
- a CDS encoding amidohydrolase family protein; the protein is MGLTAITNAQVFDGEKSVGVQTVLIEGGRIARVGGDVPSGSEVVDGAGGTLLPGLIDAHVHSAPGSLALALRFGVTTELEMQGMNTRENRGHITDDDTQADVRSSGFAITPPGGHPSELMPEGFRPKWDLPAAMPLMPFSTTPEEAAAFVPRLLAQGSDYIKFMIDDGSVEGHPGLPSLDQATVNAGVAEAKKHGALTVAHALTAEATRMAAEAGVDGLTHVFVDQPHTAEIISVIKDAGMFVIPCICLNASLMGHTGSELADDPRVAARLDEKWDRTLRSSYNRYPQGKLDDVHDTVRALDAAGVDVLAGTDASMAETFFGGLAHGASLHHELRHLVAAGLTPARALRAATATTARRFRLSDRGRIAEGLRADLLLVDGDPLVDIDATLDTRAVWRRGTRLAA
- a CDS encoding class II glutamine amidotransferase; translated protein: MCRLFGLSASPRRVRATFWLLEAPDSLAEQSRREPDGTGLGVFAEDGTPQVDKQPLAAYQDRQFVQEAKERESATFVAHIRYASTGGLDPRNTHPFEQRGRLFAHNGVIGDLPMLEAELGDYRDLVAGDTDSERFFALVTKHTDAHGGDVGAGIAAAARWVADTLPVYAINLVLATATDLWALRYPDTHDLFVLQRAAGGPHGDRHLEHASTAGRIRARSGALSDHPSVVVASERMDEDPDWRELRPGELLHVDGRLDVTRRVVLDHPPRHLLTLDQLGAHAAASQAGA
- a CDS encoding glutamate decarboxylase, with protein sequence MSLAHPSDRPHRDVAVNPVFTREPVSIPRDRMPDGQLDGETAYQVVHDELMLDGNARLNLATFVTTWMEPKAQVLMAECADKNMIDKDEYPRTAELEQRCVRMLADLWHAADPDHATGCSTTGSSEACMLAGLALKRRWQHRRRARGEPADRPNLVMGVNVQVCWEKFANYWDVEARLVPMAGDRFHLTAEEAVEHCDENTIGVVAVLGSTFDGSYEPVADICAALDGLQRERGWDVPVHVDGASGAMIAPFCDPDLEWDFRLPRVASINTSGHKYGLVYPGVGWVVWRDADALPDDLVFKVNYLGGEMPTFALNFSRPGAQVVAQYYNFLRLGRDGYRRVQGYCRDVARDLAERIAALGPFRLITDGTQLPVFAFTLADGEQGYSVFDVSAALREQGWLVPAYTFPAHREDLAVLRIVVRNGFSHDLADLLVDALRQALPRLRAQDRPQRGEESASFSHGADTARTHHRDARRRASSPDHPRR
- a CDS encoding family 43 glycosylhydrolase yields the protein MTASLPRLAATALATLLTAGLAAPPPLAAAAAAAPDLPTAVAGNPFTDGWYADPDVAIHGDRYWVYPTTSKSYAEQTYLDAFSSTDLVHWTKHPNVLTAANVSWAKQAMWAPAPITRNGKHYLYFAANDIQNDSQPGGIGVAVADRPEGPYRDAIGRPLISRFHNGAQPIDQDVFIDDDGQAYMYYGGHSHANVVRLNADMTSIGTFPDGSTYKEITPSGYVEGPQMFKRAGKYYLMWSEGGWTGPDYSVSYAISDSPTGPFTKLDKVLAQDPAVARGSGHNSVINVPGTDIWYIVYHRRPLSETDGNHRQLAYDRMHFNADGTIRRVAMRVRDDFSDDNALGWRTYGGAWTATGGQYRAGSSAGGKALLDTNFGDFTQDTDVTITAGGGDAGLVFRATRPAVGADSYAGYYAGISTAGRVVLGRADNSWAQLGSAPLTVDPGSTHRMRVTAVGTSIKVFVDDLATPKISVTDAAHSSGANGVRVFNAAATFDDVAVDPATAGGVNLAQGRPATGSASCSSTEGPEKAVNGTVNGGNSDKFCSSAAGPWLRVDLGATRSVSRFEVAHAQAGGEQAAFNTRAFSLSVSDDGVTWRRVVQVGDNTAATTVHPVSGVSGRYARLDVSTPTNGADAAARVYELRVFG